The following coding sequences are from one Dreissena polymorpha isolate Duluth1 chromosome 8, UMN_Dpol_1.0, whole genome shotgun sequence window:
- the LOC127842713 gene encoding G-protein coupled receptor dmsr-1-like, with translation MSQLDSCANSTHITALDMSTPKYIDVATYNRLQDFKLNYAHVHGYLSTAVCVVGILANIANVVVLNKKHMRTSTNIILMWLAVADLCTMAEYVTFALQFYVFKEDGMPSIFHTRTYGWMCYLLFHANFSLSMHSISIWLTIMLATFRFIYIFLYSRANKYCSTRHAKMVIFIIYISAVLLCIPNYISNYWELTNVTNTVTGENETVFTFSQRKYGLYIHIFDMNYWIQSMLIKLVPCVLLTILTIMLILGLRKAHHNHVQLKSQGMRNDDVEKHHEHYRTTGMLLAVVILFLIVELPQGIMTLLMIFMPELYNEVYNPLGDIFDIVALLNNAVNFVLYCSMSKQFRDTFIVTFCKCFTLDEEREKWRNNTLITQRNGASMRRLSKQQVNGSLGQMV, from the coding sequence ATGTCGCAATTAGATTCTTGTGCGAACTCTACACATATCACCGCACTGGACATGTCAACACCAAAATACATAGATGTGGCGACCTACAACCGTCTTCAAGATTTTAAGTTAAATTACGCGCATGTTCACGGGTATCTCAGCACAGCTGTGTGCGTGGTTGGTATTTTAGCGAACATCGCTAATGTTGTGGTGCTCAATAAAAAGCACATGCGAACGTCTACAAACATAATTTTGATGTGGCTGGCCGTTGCGGATCTGTGTACGATGGCTGAGTACGTTACGTTTGCACTTCAATTTTACGTTTTCAAAGAGGATGGAATGCCGTCAATATTTCACACTAGGACGTATGGATGGATGTGTTATCTGCTGTTTCACGCAAATTTCAGTTTAAGTATGCATTCTATATCAATCTGGCTCACGATAATGCTTGCCACGTTTCGGTTTATTTACATTTTCCTATATTCACGAGCAAATAAGTATTGCAGTACAAGGCACGCGAAAATGGTAATCTTTATAATATACATCAGTGCTGTGTTATTGTGTATACCAAACTATATTTCTAATTACTGGGAACTCACTAATGTTACAAACACCGTAACTGGAGAAAACGAGACCGTGTTTACGTTTTCTCAACGTAAATACGGGCTTTATATACACATATTCGATATGAATTACTGGATTCAGTCAATGTTAATCAAGCTTGTCCCATGTGTGCTTCTGACAATTCTAACAATAATGCTGATTCTAGGTCTACGGAAGGCGCATCATAACCACGTTCAGCTTAAATCACAAGGAATGCGTAATGATGATGTAGAGAAGCATCACGAACACTACCGCACGACGGGCATGCTCTTGGCAGTTGTAATTCTATTTTTGATAGTTGAGCTGCCCCAAGGAATAATGACGTTGCTGATGATCTTCATGCCGGAGCTGTATAATGAAGTGTATAATCCTCTTGGGGATATCTTTGATATTGTTGCATTGTTGAATAACGCTgtcaattttgttttgtattgttcgATGTCAAAGCAATTTAGAGATACGTTCATCGTaacgttttgtaaatgttttactTTAGACGAAGAAAGGGAAAAGTGGAGAAATAACACTTTGATCACACAACGCAATGGAGCCTCCATGCGACGGCTTTCCAAGCAGCAGGTTAACGGATCGCTCGGTCAAATGGTTTAG